The stretch of DNA GGCAGGGCGCCGAACTCGTCGTGCCCGCCGACGACGGGGACGGCGTGGGTGCGCCCGAGCGGGGCGCCCAGCCGGTCTCGGAGCCCCGCTCCGACCGCCCGAGCGAGGTAGCGCGGCGGGCGGGCGCGGGCGAACGCCCGCCCGTCGAGCAGCGGCGCGACGGCGACGACGGCCGCCACGGGACGGTTCGCGGCCACCCGTACCGCGTGGCCGCCGCCGAGGCCGAACCCCCAGGGGACGACCCGCCGTCGTTCGCCGCCGAGGGTGCGGACGCGGTCGACCGCCGCGTTCCAGTCCGCGACCTGTCCGGCGGGGTCGACAAGGTTGCGTGGCTCCCCGTCGCTCTCGCCGACCGCGCGGTAGTCGAAGACGAAGGCGGCGTAGCCGGCGCGCGCGAACCGCTCGGCGTAGCGCCGGTAGCCGAACGATCCCTCCGCCGCGAAATCCGCTCCCAAGACGAGCACGGGCGGGGTCGCGGGGCGGTCCGGTCGGTAGAGCCGGCCACGACACGTCCGGCCCCCGCTCTCGAAGGCGAGCGTCGTCGTCGCAACGTCGAAGCGACGTCGGGGGCGTGTCGCGGTCACCGGCATTACAGGTCTTCCTCGAGCGTCCCGAGGACGCGCGTCGAGAACTCGGTCTCGGAGATGCGGTAGTCGCGCAGCCCCTCGAACCACTCCGCCTTCGCGTACCAGGTGTTCATCACTTCGTCCTCGAACCGAAGGACGGTCGCTTCGACCCGGCTCGGTTCCCACTCGCTCTCCGTCTCCAAATCGATGAAGGCGTTCAGTACCTTCCCCATCTCCATGTGGTTGACCTCCTCGCCCGGATACGCGGTGATGTAGGACAGTTCGACGGGGTCGACGGCCCCGATGTCGTGGACGTCGACGCCGAAGTTTCGCAGTTCCTCCTCGAGTTCGGATTCGTCCATCGTACTCGACGTTGCACCCCGGCGATCAAAACCCTTGCCGGACCGGCGATGGACGCCCCGTCGTTCGGCGTAACGGGGCAACAAAAAGGACGGTCGTCAGTTCGTGCTCGGCTTCGGTCCGAGGCCGCCGCGGTCGATCATCGGGATCATCGTCTCCGGCTCCGGCGTCGGTTCCGGCGCCGGTCGGTCCCGCCGGCCGTCGGTCGTCGGGCCACTTCCCGACCGGGGCTGCAGGGGGATGACGGGGTCGATGGTGATTGTGGAACGGTTCTCGGGGGTCGTGCGTCGGGACGTGCTCATTGGATTAGGTCGTATGCTGGATCGGTTGTGGAACTGCACTGCGTCATCGGACCACGATCAGCATACGAGTGCGACGCGTTGCATCGTAACTGGCCCAAAGCGCCCATCGGTAATAAACCTTCATGATCGTTACTGCCAGATACCGTGGTACCGAATGCCACGCCTCGGGGCGGCTCGTCGGTATCTTGAATGCCCTCGGTCGCTTCCGTCCGCCGAAGACGTGCCTCCTCTGGGACCCTCGCCGTTCGGCGCGACGGTGACGACGCCGGTGCCGGCCGTGGCCGGGTCGGTTCCGGTGACGACCGACGCTCTCGTCGTCTTCGGCGTCGTCGCCCTCGCCTTCGTGTTGTTCGTGACGGAACTGCTCCCCATCGACGTGACGGCCATCCTCATCATGGTCGTGCTGATGCTCTTCGGTCCCGACGGGGTGGCGAATTTCACCCGCATCTCCGCTACGGAAGGTGTTTCGGGCTTTTCCAACCCCGCGACGATCACCGTCCTCGCGATGCTCATCCTGAGTTCGGGCATCAGCCGCACGGGCCTCGTCCAGATTCTCGGCCGGAAGATGGCCGCCTTCGCCGGTGACGACCGCAACCGCCAGCTACTCGCCACCATCGGCGTCGCCGGTCCCGTCTCCGGGTTCATCAACAACACGCCCGTCGTCGCCATCCTCGTCCCCGTCATCACCGACCTCGCACACGCGGGCAAGACGTCGCCGTCCAAACTCCTCCTTCCGCTCTCGTACGCCTCCATGTTCGGTGGGATGCTCACCTTGATCGGCACCTCGACGAACATCCTCGCGAGCGACGTGTCGGCCCGGCTGCTCGGCCACCCCTTCTCCATGTTCGAGTTCACGTCGCTCGGCGTCGTCGTCCTCGTCGCCGGTAGCCTCTATCTCGTGACGGTCGGCCATCGCCTCCTCCCCGAACGCGTCCCGTAGAGGACGACTACGTCCAGGAGTACGCCATCGAGGAGTACCTGACCGAAGTCGTCGTCGAACCCGACTCGCCGCTCGTCGGCAAGACTGTCGGCACCGCCATCCACCACGTCGACTTCGACGCCGACATCCTCCAGGTCGTCCGCGACGGCGACGAGTTCATCGAACCGCTCGGCCAGTTGACGATCCGTTCGGGCGACGTGCTCCGGCTCCGGGCCGACCGCGACACGCTCGGGCGACTCGTCGAGCGGGATACGCTCACGCTCACCGGCCGCCCGCCACAAACGGGCGCGGAACTCGAACCCGAGTCCGAGACGGCCCAGACCCTCGTCGAAGTCGTCATTCCCCGGGGCTCTTTCCTCACGGGCAAGTCGCTCGCGAGTTCGACGTTCCGCCAGCGTTACGACGCGAACGTCCTCGCCTTCCGGAGCCGCGGCGAAACCGTCCGCGACCACATGGACCGCCGTCGCATCCGCGCTGGCGACACCCTCCTCATCCAGGCGGCGCCGGACAGTATCGACCGCCTCTCCGACAACGAAGACTTCATCGTCGCTCACGAACCCGACGAACCCCACTACCGGACGGAGAAGATTCCCCACGCCGTCGGCATCATGCTCGGCGTCGTCGGCGTCGCCGCCGTCCCGTGGTCGTCGGTCGGGGCTGCGCTCGCCGGTGCCACCGGCGTCGGCGCCTTCACCGCGCTCGGCGCGCTCTCCCTGCCCATCCTCGTCACCGCGCTCGCGGGCGTCGTTGCCATGGTCGCGACGGGCGTCCTCGCCCCGACCGAGCTCTACGACGCCGTCGAGTGGGACGTGATCTTCCTCCTGGCCGGCGTCATCCCGCTCGGCATCGCGCTCGAACAGACCGGCGGCGCCGACGTCCTCGGTGCCCTCGTCGCCGCCACCGGCACCGTTCTCCCCGCCGTCGGCGTCCTCTGGGTGTTCTACCTCGCCACCGGCCTCATCACCGCCGTCATCTCGAACAACGCGAGCGTCGTGTTGATGCTCCCCGTCGCCGTCGAGGCGGCGACCCGCATCGGCGCCGACCCGTTCGCGTTCGTCCTCGCGGTCACCTTCGCCGCGTCCACCGCCTTCATGACCCCCGTCGGCTACCAGACCAACCTCTTCGTCTACGGCCCCGGCGGCTACAAGTTCGTCGACTACGTCCGGGTCGGTGCGCCGCTCCAACTGTTTCTCTCCGTCGTCACCGTCGCCGGCATCGCCGTGTTGTGGGGGGTGTAGCCCGCCGGACGCTTTCGGCCGCGCCGCTCGTGCGCCCGCCCCGTCCGCGAGGAACCACGAGCCGACGAGTACGCGGTCGTACCCTCCCGTCACCGCACCCCGTCCGCGGCCGCGACCAGCCGTTCGACGCGTTCGACCGATACCGGGTTGGACGCGTCGCCCGCCATCTTGAGCGCGCTGCCGACGACGACGCCGTCGGCGACGGCGAGCGTCTCCCCGACCGTCTCCGCCGTCACGCCACTTCCCACGAACACGGGCGTGTCGAGGCCCGCGTCGTCGCGGACCGCCGCTGCCTGCCGGACGGTCCCGAGGTCCGCCGCCTGCCCCGTCCCCGCTCCGGTCACGATCACGCCGTCCGCGAGCCCGCGCTCGGTCGCCTCGCCGAGGCGGTCGACCGCCGATCCCCCGCTCCCGAGCGGTGTCGAGTGTTTCACGTCCACGTCCGCGAGCACGCACACGTCGGCGTCGAGGCGGTCCCGCAGGCGCATCGTCTCGTGGGCCCGTCCCTCCACCAGTCCTTGATCGGCGACCCGCGCACCGACGTGGACGTTGACGCGGACGAAGGCGGCGCCCGTCGCGGCCGCCACGGCCACCGCGCCCGGGCCGTCGTTGCGGAGGACGTTCACGCCGACCGGCCGATCGGTCGCCGCTCGGACCGTCCCCACGAGCGCCGTCAACTCCGCGACGACGTGTCGCGGGACCGAGTCGGGGTAGAACGGTGCGTCGCCGAAGTTCTCGATCATCAGGGCGTCGACGCCGCCCGCGTCCAGACGCCGGGTGTCCCGGCGCGCGGCCGCGTGGACCGCTTCACGCCCCCCCGCGTCGTCGTAGCCCGGGGCGCCGGGGAGTGCCGGCAGATGCACCATCCCGACGACCGGTCGCTCGGCGCCGAAGACGGCTTCGGTGTCCACGCTACACCAACCCCGCCGGCTCCGCGTCCAGAACGTCCCACTCGTGGCCCGGCAGGAGGCGGTCCGCGCGGTCGAGCACCTCGGCCGCGCTCTCCCACCACGCGAGGTCGTCCATCGGCAACCCCGGTACCGGGGTGCCGTCGTCGGGCACGTTCTCGAACGTCTGGACCGCGTCGACGGCGACGACCGTCGTCCCGTCGCTCTCCTCGACCGCCACCGACTGGTGGCCGACCGTGTGTCCGGGCGTCGGGAACGCGGTGACGCCCGGGCAGAGCTCCGTCTCCCCTCGCAGCGGCGTCAGGTCGACCGGCAGCCACGGCGGCTCCCGCCCCAGCGATTTGGCCTCGTAGCGGTCCGCGTGCATCGGATACGGCGCGACGGCGTACGCGAGTTCCTCCCGCTGGACGTACACGTCGACGCCGGCGGCGTCGAAGGGGCCGAGGGCGTAACAGTGATCCCAGTCTAAGTGACTGAGGACGACGGCGTCGACATCGCCGGGCGCGTACCCCTCCTCGCAGAGGATCGCGTCGACGTCCTGTCCCGGCTCGCGGTGACACTCGTAGCTCGGATGCAACTCGGCCATCCGGTCGACGGGACCGAACCCCGTGTCGACGAGGATGGTGTCGTCGCCCTCGATCAGGGAGACGATCGAGGGCGCCTCCACGACGCCCTCGGCGCCGGCGACGAGGAGGCCCGCGTCGACGACGAAGGAGCCACAGCAGTGCGGAGTGACGGTGGGTGACACGTACGTCGCTGACGCGGGCGGGGTGATAAATCCCGAGGCCGCCTCACGCCTCGGGGAGGCGCACGTCGACCGCGTTGCCACCCCACTCGCTCGTCGAGAACAACAGTTCGCCGCCGAACGCGTCCGCCGTCAACCTGACCAGCCACAGACCGAGCCCGCTCGCGTGCTGGATCGGCGTGATTTCCGCGTCCCCGGTCACGACCGCTCGCTCCGCCTCGGGAATGATCGGTCCATCGTCCTTGACCCGGAGGCGAACCCACCCGTCGGCGTCGTCGGCAGCGACCACCACCCCTACCCGTGGCGTCTCCGCCGGATTGTGCTCGATGGCGTTGTCGACCAGACTGTCGAGCGCGAGTTCGAGCCGTTCGTTCGCGCTGACCCACATCGCGTCCGGCCCTTCCAGTTCGATGTCGGCCGTCGGCGACGACTGCGCGTGGGATCGGACGACGGACCGCGCGAGACGCACGCAGTCGACGCTTTCGTCGCTCGCCGCCGGATTCGCCCTCGACAACACCCGGACGATGTCGCCCGCCTCCCGCGTCAACCGCTCGAGTCGGCTCGCGGCCTCCCGAATCGCTGCGGCGCTCTCCCCCGCCTCGTCGTCGGCGTCGTCCAACTGGCCGGCTAATCTGGCCGCGTTTCCGATCACCACGTTCGCCTCGTTCCGGAGGTTGTGCCGAAGGACGCGGTTCAACACCCGCAGTCGCCGCTGGTGCTGGGTTATGTCGGTCAGGTCCGTGTAGACGGCGAAGCCGTCGGTGCGCACCGTGCCGTCCTCGTACGGGACGCCCCGGTAGAGGAACTCGCGGAGACCGCTGGCCGTCTCGCGTGTCACGCGGCGGTAGTTGACTTCCCCGGTCGCGGTTCGCTCGTCGAGTTCCCTCGCCTCGTCCCGCTTCCACTCGGGGACGATCAACCGGTTGAGCGGTTCGTCCCGCAGCGCCGCCCGCTCGTAGCCGAAGTCGTCGACGAACGCCTCGTTGACTTCTCTCACGATCGGTTCCCCGTCGACCAGTTCGAACTCGACGACCGCGTCCCGAATGTGCCTGACGAGGTGGCGGTACCGCGTCGCTTCGCCGCCCTCCGGGGTGTCGTGTTCGTCCATCTCCGTCGTCAGCCAGTGAGCCGTACGCGGAGGGTATGGGTATAGGTTTGGGTGGACGTACGAGCAACTATGTCCGATACGTATGAGCGTACGTGTACCGCGGCCGAAAGAAACATCCGGTACGGTTCGACGGAAACGAAAAGCCCGACCGAATGCGGATCGTATGCTACTCGCCGCCGAACATCTGGCGCATCACCGGATGCATCTCCATCAACTGCTCTTCGGCGATCTCCTCGTACAGTTTGTACGTGATGGAGACGGTGAGCAGGAGGCCGGTTCCGGAGACCTGTCCGATGGTACCGAGCATGTTGGCGCCGACGGCGAGCAAGCCGACGAGCGCGCCGCCGATGACGGTCACCTGCGGGATGTAGCGTTCCATGACCTTCTCGATGACCTGGGGGTTACGCCGGAAGCCGGGGATCTGCATCCCGGAGTTCTGGATCTGCTGAGCGGTCGCCTCCGGGCCCATCCCGGTGGTCTCCACCCAGAAGATGGCGAAGATGGCACCCCCGATGACCATGATGAACAGGTCTAAGCCCACCCGAATCACGATCTGCCACGGCTCGGCGGCGGTGCCGGCGAGCCACCACATCCAGTCGTTGCGGGTCTGGATGGGCGCCAAGTAGTAGAACAGCCCGGCGGTGGGCTGGCCGTTGCTGTACTGCCCGAGCCACGCGGGCATCGCACTCCACGTGCTGTTGAGGATGCGCCCGGCGAACTGGATGTTCGCCTGCAGGGCGCGCACGAGGATCATTGGCAGGACGCTGGCGTAGATGAGCTTCACCGGGAACCGACCGCGGGCGCCCTTGACGCGGGCGTGCGAGAGGGGGATCTCGACGCGAACGCTCTCGGCGTAAACGACGATTGCGAAGATGAGCACCGTCGTCACGAGCGCGAGCAACTGCCCCTGACCCAGCAGAAGCGCCTGCAGCCCCTGTGCGGTCAGCGGCGACGCGATCTCCTGGGCACCGGTCAGGATGGCGAACCACGTCGGGAAGAAGCCGGGCGTGCCGCCCAGCCCCTCCCACGCGAACAGCCCACCGACGAGTTGTTGACTCACGCCGGCGATGATGAACAGCCCGACGCCGGAGCCGACGCCCCACTTGCTGACGATTTCGTCCATGAACAGGATGAGGATACCGCCGACGGCGATCTGGACGAACAGCAGGGTCTGGACGCCGCCGAGGCCGATCCCCAGGGACTGTCCGACCGCGGGGTCGGCCGGAAGGAAGTTACCCGCAAAGACCATCGGCAGCCCCGTCAGACAGATCATCACGACCACCAGCAGCTTCTGGAGGCCCTGATACAGCACCTGATCGCGGGGGTCGTCGGTGTCGAGACCGAGCAGGTCGGCCCCGCCGAGCAGCTGCAGGACGATGCTCGCCGTGACGATTGGCCCGATCCCCAACTGGAGGATCGAGCCCTGCGACCCGGCCAGGATCGACCGGAAGCGACCGAACAGGTCGCTCTGTGTGCCCGCGTCCAGCCCGAACAGCTGGACGTTCGTCAGGAAAAAATACAACACGAGGACGCCCGCGGTCCAGCCGAGCTTCCGCCGGAAGGGGACGTGCCCCTCCGGCCGCGTGACTGAGGGCATCCGCGTCAGCACCGGTTCGGCGGTCTCCTTCCATCCCATGGGTTTACTCCTCGTCCGACTCCTCGGCGTCGTCGGCTTCCGCGGCCTCCTCGGCCGCCGCCTCACCGCGCTCGGAGAGGTCGGCGCTGCCGCCGGCCGATTCGATCTTTTCGACCGCGCTCGCGGTGAACGCGTCGGCGACGACCGACAGTTCGTTTCGAACCTGACCGTCTCCGAGCACCTTCACCACGTCGGCGTCGTAGCCGTCGTCGGCCACGTCGCGGGCGTCGATCAGGTAGCCGTCGTCGGCCTCCTCCGCCAGACCCTCGGCGACGTAGAGAACGGCGTTCTCGTCGAGTTCCTGTACGGTGACCTCGACGACGTCGTCCTGCGCGCTCTCGGGGCGGGTGAAGCCGTGTTTGCCGATCGGTTCGTAGTTGTGGAACTCGTGTTTGGACCGGCCCGCGCGGCCACGGCCGCCTCGGTGACCGGCACCGCGCCTGTTCTTGTGCGTACCGCCACCGTGCGTCCGGGAGCCGCGCTGGCGCTTTTTCTTGTTCGTCATCGCATGGCCTCCAACAGTCGGTCGATCTCCGCGGTCGAGTGCTTGCCGAGCTGCCCGCCCTCGACCGTCGGGTGTTTGACGCCGTCGTGGCCGCCACGCGGCGGGTGGAGCCGGATCGACGGGGAGAGTCCCTCTTCGCGGAGCGTCGTCTCCTCGTCGACCAGCGCCGCCGCCAGTTCGTCCACGTCGGCGTAGTCGGTGTGTTCGGCGACCCACTCGTCGCCGACGTCGGCCGACCCTTCGAGGGGTTCGGCACGCCGGCGGACGAGCGCCGCGACCACGTCCGCCGACGGTTCGCCGTGGGCGACGTAGTCGTTCACCTTCGTGATCATGCCGCGGTAGGTGTCCGTCTCGGGCACCAGCGTACACTGGTTGACGGCGTGCAGGTTGAGCATGGAGAGCGTATCCTGCACGTCGCCGGAGATGTTCACCTCGCCGCGGATCTGGACGAGCGCCTTCATCACTCGTTCACCTCGGTTTCGGCCTGTTTGCGGCGCGCCCGGCGCGGCGTCCGCGACTGCGACGCGCTCTGGAGCGCGTTGTACGTCGCCTTCGCGAGGTTGACGGTCGTCCGGGTGTTGCCCGTCGACTTCGTCCAAGCGTCCTGGACGCCCGCGAGTTCGAGGATGTTCCGCACGGTCGGTGCGGCCGCCAGCCCCAACCCCTGTGGAGCGGGGATGATCTCGACCGTCACCGAGCCGGCCTTCCCCGTCGCCTTCCGGGTCAGGGAGTTGACGCCGCCGGCGCGGTCCTCCCAGGACCCCGACCCGCGGTCGACCTCGATGATGTTCAGTTTCGCCACGTCGATGGCCTTCTGGATGGCGGAGCCGACCTGATCGTCGCGGGCCTCGGCGTAGCCGAGGTAGCCGTCGCGGTTCCCCACCGCGACGACACACCGGAACTTCACCCGGCGCCCGGAGTCGGTCATCCGCTGGACCATGTTGATGTCCAGCACCTCGTCGTCCAGCCCCGGGAGGAGCTGGTCGACGATTTCGGCCTCTTTCAGCGGGAGGCCGGATTCGAGGGCCGCCTTCATCGACGAGATGTCGCCGTCCTGTACCTTGCGGCCGAGCCGCGTGCGCGGTTCCCAGCCGTCGCCGTAATCGTTACTGCTCATTGTCCTCCATCAGTCGTTCGCGCACTTCGTCGAAGTGCTCGGGGAGCTCCGTCGCGTCGAAGTCGCCGCCGTACAGCGGTTCGTCCAGCTGCTCGGCGTAGTCGGCGATGTGCTCGCCGCGATTGCGCGACCAGTCCGCGAGGACGCTCTCGCTGTGCGGGATTTCGAGTCCCGCGTCGATTGCGCCTTCCTGTACTGCGAACACCTTGTTTCCGGGCGTCGCCGTGTTGAGACCGATGTCGAGGACGGCCTCCGTGAGGCCGGCGTCGAGCGCGCGGATCCCCGCGAGATACCCCGTGAGGTACGCGCTGGGGAGGTTGCCCGTCGGGGCGTCCCAGCCGTACTCCGCGAGGTCCTCGGAGGAGGCGGCCGCGTGCGTCTCGTCACCGCTCGGACCGGGGGTGATCAGCTGCGCCCTGACGTGCCGGTTGCTCACGCGAGCGACCAGGCGGGGCTTGCCGGATTTCAGCAGGCGCAACCTCTGGTGGTAGTCGGTTCGGTCCTCGCGGCGGCGCCGCATCGGGACCTTGTATCGTGGGCCTGTTGCCATCAGTCGTTCACCTCCACGTCTACGTCGTAGTTGTTCTGGATGTACGCTTCGAGTCGTGCCACGCTGTCGAACTCGCCGCCGCCAGCCTTGTTGTAGAGCTCGCGGTACTGCGTTCGGTCGAGCGGGCCGTCGTCGCGCAACTCGCGCAGCCGACGCCGCTGGGCGCGGATGCGACTCGTCCAGTTCTCCTTCTCGTTCTCGCGTGCCCCGGCGGTCCCGCGGCGGGAGCCGGCACCGGTGCGGTGGCCGTAGGCCTGCTTGTCCGCCCGTTCGCGGGCGCGACCGCGCGAGTTGTTCGAGGACCCTTTCTGCTGGATCGTGCCCTCGTCGACGAGGTCACGGATGTCCTCGCGGGTGATCGCGTCCGCGATTTCGCTCTGGGCCTCGGGGTCGAACCACACGCGGTCTTTGCCCACGTCGAGCACGTCGGCCGCGAGCCGTTTCTGTGCGCTCAGATCCGTCATGCTTCTTCCTCCACTTCGACTTCGACGTACGTCGGGTTGAGGACGCGAATCTCGCGGTCCTCACAGGCGTCCTCGATGCGCTCGCGCTTGCGCGCGCCCACGCCGCTCGCGATGCGGACGGCCTCCGTGTCGGGGTCGACCCCCTCAACGTCGTCCGTGTTGTGGACGCGGACCTCCTCGAAGCCGCTGGGGTGCAGGCCGCGCGCGGCCGTCGGCGAGCGGTAACCCGCCTCGACGGTCGCGCCCTTGCCCTTGATCCCGCGGCGCTGTTTCGAGAGGTTCCCCCGCGGCTGTCGCCACGAAGTCGGGGTGCGCTTTTTCTTGTGGTAGTCCTGCCGGTTGAACTGCGGTTTGCCCTCCCGGCGCTTCTGGACGAGCGCGCGAGCCGCCTCGTCGTCGAGGTCCGGGGTCTTGTCGGCGTGGCCGCGGGGACGGAGCTCCGTCTCCACTTCCTCCGTCTCCTCGACTTCCGCCGGCTCCTCCTCTTCGACTTCGGCTTCGGTCTCCTCGCTGACTTCGAGGCCACCGACGTCGGCTTTGATACGCGCGGCGAGCGCGTTGCCGATGCCCTCGATGTCGGCCAGTTCGGACTGGCTCGCGGCCTTGAGGTCCTCGACGGACTCGTAGCCGACCTCGCGGAGCGCCTCCGCCTTCGACGGCCCGACGCCGCCGATGTCTTCGATCTCTTGGATATCGTCGTCTGCGCTCATCTACGCCCCACCTCGCGGTTTCTGGGTGATGTAGACGCCGTCCTGGAAGACGCGGGTGTCCTTGTCGTTGACGCGGGTCAACTGTTCGATGTCGGCGGCGGTCTGGCCGACCGCCTCCTTGTCGGGGCCGGAGAGGGTGATCTCCTCGCCGTCGACCTGTACCTCCGTGTCGCCGCGGACCGGAACCGTCCGCGGCGCGCGTTCGCCGAGGAAGTTCTCGATGACGACTTCGTCGCCCTCGACGGTGACCTGCATCGGGAAGTGAGCGTAGAAGATCTCCATCTCGTACACCCAGCCCTCGGTCACGCCGTAGAACATGTTCTCGACGTGGCTCTCGAAGGTGCCGAGCGTCGCGCGCGTGTTAGCGTCGTCGGCTTCGCTCTCGATCACCACGTGGTCGTCCACCACCGTGACCGACACGTCGGGGTACCAGAGGCGTCGCGTGACGCTTCCGTTCGGCCCCTCGACGGTCAGATCGAGGTGGTCTTTCTCGGCGGACACGTCGTCCGGAATCTCGAGTTCTGTTCGGTTCATTGTTAGTAGACGTACGCGATCACCTGGCCACCGATGCCCTGTTCGCGGGCCTCGTAGTGGCTCATGACGCCGTGACTGGTCGTGACGACGAGTGCCCCGTAGTCGCGGGCGGGGAGATACCGCTTCTCCCACTTTTCGAACTCGTCGGCGCCCGCGGAGTAGCGGGGCTTGACGACGCCACACTGGTTGATCGCACCTTTCAGTTCGATCTCGAAGCGACCGGACTTGCCGTCGTCGACGAACTCGAATCCGTCGATGTACCCGCGGTCGTAGAAGACCTCGAGTACCGAGCCGATCACGTTCGAGGCGGGCTGTACCGTGTGGGACAGATGTCCCACGCTCTCGGCGTTGTCGAGCCCCGAGAGCGCGTTCGAGAGGGGGTCGTTCCCTGCCATTGTTATCGGTACTTCTTGAACCCCATGTCGCGCGCGACCTCTCGGAAGCACTGTCGACACAGGAAGATGTCGTACTTGCCGACGAGCCCCTGCTTGCGGCCACACCGACGACACTGGTGGCGGTCGTCGGTCCGCGGCGAGGCGTGCTCACCGGTCACGTCGCGTTCGTCCTGTGATTCACTTTCGCTCATTGCGTGACCTCCACGTCGAAGTTGGCCTCGATGAACGCGACCGCGTCGTCGGCGTTCAGTCGGTGGGCCGACGGAATCGACCGGGACACCTTGTCGCGCTTGGCGACGCGGTAGCCCGGCCGAACCAGATTGACCGTCACGTCGAGCCCGTAGATGCCGATGTTCGGATCGTACTCCTGGCTCGGGAACGCGGTGTGTTCCTCGACGCCGAAGCTGAAGTTGCCGGTCTCGTCGAACTGCGACGCCGCGAGGTCGACCAGCGGGAGCGCGGTGTCGAGGAAGTCCGCGGCGTCCGCACCGCGGAGGGTCACCTTCG from Haloplanus salinus encodes:
- a CDS encoding 30S ribosomal protein S14 translates to MSESESQDERDVTGEHASPRTDDRHQCRRCGRKQGLVGKYDIFLCRQCFREVARDMGFKKYR
- a CDS encoding 50S ribosomal protein L6 gives rise to the protein MNRTELEIPDDVSAEKDHLDLTVEGPNGSVTRRLWYPDVSVTVVDDHVVIESEADDANTRATLGTFESHVENMFYGVTEGWVYEMEIFYAHFPMQVTVEGDEVVIENFLGERAPRTVPVRGDTEVQVDGEEITLSGPDKEAVGQTAADIEQLTRVNDKDTRVFQDGVYITQKPRGGA
- a CDS encoding 50S ribosomal protein L5; amino-acid sequence: MSESDTAEFHEMREPRIEKVVVHMGVGEGGRELADAEDILEDVTGQQSVRTSAKRTVQEFNIREGDPIGAKVTLRGADAADFLDTALPLVDLAASQFDETGNFSFGVEEHTAFPSQEYDPNIGIYGLDVTVNLVRPGYRVAKRDKVSRSIPSAHRLNADDAVAFIEANFDVEVTQ
- a CDS encoding 30S ribosomal protein S8 is translated as MAGNDPLSNALSGLDNAESVGHLSHTVQPASNVIGSVLEVFYDRGYIDGFEFVDDGKSGRFEIELKGAINQCGVVKPRYSAGADEFEKWEKRYLPARDYGALVVTTSHGVMSHYEAREQGIGGQVIAYVY